A stretch of the Janthinobacterium sp. 64 genome encodes the following:
- a CDS encoding RNA-guided endonuclease InsQ/TnpB family protein — MERIQAYRFELRPTGDQERAMRRFAGSCRFIYNKALALQKENHAAGNKFISYVAMAKYLTAWRNSSETPWLSDTPCSSSQQALIDLDTAFKNFFEKRAGFPKFKRKGTGDAFRYASSKEFKLDEGNDRIFLPKLGWMRYRNSREVIGELRNVTISKSCGKWFASILTRREVESPVPKAATAIGIDVGIARFATLSDGGFIAPLNSFKKHQQRLARYQRRMGRKIKFSSNWKKANARVQKIHRDIANARKDFLHKNTTTISRVHALVCIEDLQVRNMSRSSKGTIEQPGKKVSQKSGLNRAILDQGWGEFRRQLDYKMAWNGGMFLAVPPHHTSQTCPTCRHISKDNRQTQAKFLCVECGYKNHADVVGAINIVERGHRLLACGEMAQSGHLKKQEPTEARGNSSRRAVEISIL, encoded by the coding sequence ATGGAAAGAATTCAAGCCTACAGGTTCGAGCTGAGACCAACCGGCGACCAGGAGCGCGCCATGCGCCGCTTCGCCGGTTCTTGCCGGTTCATCTACAACAAAGCCTTGGCTCTGCAAAAAGAAAATCACGCAGCCGGCAACAAATTCATCAGCTATGTGGCCATGGCGAAATATCTAACAGCCTGGCGCAACAGTTCCGAAACCCCTTGGCTGTCGGACACGCCGTGCAGCAGCTCGCAGCAAGCTTTAATAGACCTCGATACGGCATTTAAAAACTTCTTTGAGAAGCGTGCTGGCTTTCCCAAGTTCAAACGCAAGGGTACGGGTGATGCTTTCCGCTACGCGAGCTCGAAGGAGTTCAAACTCGATGAAGGTAACGACCGTATCTTTTTACCCAAGCTGGGCTGGATGCGCTACCGGAATAGCCGCGAGGTCATCGGCGAGTTGCGCAACGTCACCATTAGCAAGTCATGCGGCAAGTGGTTCGCGTCGATTCTGACCCGTCGCGAGGTCGAATCCCCCGTACCTAAAGCAGCGACGGCGATCGGGATTGACGTTGGGATCGCCCGCTTTGCCACCCTGAGCGACGGCGGCTTCATCGCGCCGCTCAACAGCTTCAAGAAACACCAGCAGCGTCTGGCGCGCTACCAGCGGCGCATGGGCCGTAAGATCAAATTCAGCAGTAATTGGAAGAAGGCGAACGCGCGCGTCCAGAAAATTCACCGCGACATCGCCAATGCTCGGAAAGATTTCCTGCACAAAAATACAACGACGATCAGCCGAGTTCACGCGCTCGTCTGCATTGAGGATTTGCAGGTACGGAATATGTCCAGGTCCTCTAAAGGCACCATCGAACAGCCGGGCAAGAAAGTCAGCCAGAAGTCGGGGCTGAACCGCGCCATTCTCGATCAAGGATGGGGCGAGTTTAGGCGGCAGCTAGACTACAAGATGGCGTGGAACGGCGGTATGTTCCTGGCAGTGCCGCCGCACCACACTAGCCAGACGTGCCCGACTTGTAGGCACATATCAAAAGACAATCGGCAGACCCAGGCGAAATTCCTGTGCGTCGAGTGCGGCTACAAAAATCACGCAGACGTGGTGGGCGCGATTAACATTGTTGAGCGGGGGCACCGCTTGCTAGCCTGTGGAGAGATGGCGCAGTCAGGCCACTTGAAGAAGCAGGAACCCACCGAAGCGCGTGGCAACTCATCGCGCCGCGCTGTAGAGATCTCTATCCTTTAG